The DNA window CGAAAGCCCATCGCCAGCAAGGTCGCCCCGTAAGTCGCCGCGCCGGCACCTACCAGAGCCAGCAGATGCAGGCCGCGCACCAGCCAGGAAGCGCCATCCCAGCCCGACCACAGCCAGCGCCCCAGCAGCAGGACCAGCACCATCGTCGCACTGGCCGTGGCCAGCCGCAGCAGATGTCGCCGCCAACCCGGCTGCAGCGCGTAGACGCCGGACTTTTTCAGACTGCGCCACAACAGGCCAAGATTCAGGTAGCTGGCCACCGCACTGGCCAGGCCCAGAGCCAGATGCAGACCGGGCACCTGGGTCAGGCCGAGCCGCCATGATTGATGCAAGAGCGCCGACGGTGCCCAGCACACAAACAGTACGGCGAGGAACAGCAGGTTCAGGCCCATATTGGCCACCATCGAGGCTACCCCTGCGCGAACCGGGGTACGGGTGTCCTGGCGTGCATAAAAGGCCGGCAGCAGCACCTTGACCAGCGCAAAGGCCGGCAGGCCGAAGCTGAGCGCCGAAATCGACAGCGTCGTCATCTGGCTCTGAAAGGCATGGAAATGCCCGTACTGGAACAAGGTTGTCACCAACGGCCGGGCCAGCAGCAGCAATCCGAACATCGCCGGCACTGCGATCAGGGTGGCCGTGCGCAGCCCCCAGTCCAGCGCCCGCGAGAAACCCTCATGATCGGTACTGACATGATGCCGCGACAAGGCCGGCAGGATCACCGTACCCAAGGCCACTCCGAACACGCCCAGCGGCAGCTCCAGAAACCGGTCGGCCTGGGACAGGAAGCTCTGCGAGCCCGTCATCAGAAACGAGGCGATCACGGTATCCAGCAGCAGATTGACCTGAGCGACCGAGGAGCCGAACAGCGTCGGCACCATCAGCTTCATGATCTTGCGGACCTGGGCATGGCCCCAGCCCCAGCGGGGGCGCACCAGCAAGCCCAGCCTGGCCAGCCCGGGCATCAGAAACAGCAGCTGCAGCACACCGGCGACCAGAATGGCCCAGCCCATGGCCAGAATCGGCGTATGCAGCCGCGGCGCCAGCCACAGCGCCGCGGCGATCATGCACAGGTTCAGGATCACGGGCACCAAGGCCGGCATCGCGAAACGCTGATAACTGTTGAGGGCCCCGCCGGCCAGCGCCGTCAAGGACACGAACAACAGAAACGGAAAGGTCAGCCGCAGCAATTCCACGGTCAGGCCGAAGCGCTCCGGATGCTCCAGCGCGCCGGGCGTAAACAGCCCGACCACCTGCGGGGCGAAGATCACGCCCAGCGCCACCACGATCAGCAACACTCCGCCCAGCGCCCCCTGCACCCGGCCCATCAGCGCTTTCAGATCGGCTTCGCTGCCGCGTTCCTTGACCTCGGTAAACACCGGCACAAAGGCAGTCGAAAACGAACCCTCGGCAAACAGGCGGCGCATGAAGTTCGGAATCCGGAACGCCACCCAGAAGGCATCGGTGGCCGCGCTGGCGCCAAAGGCATAGCTGATGGACTGGTCACGGACCAGGCCCAGCACCCGCGAAATCATCGTCATGCTGCTGAAAGACAGCAGACCACGGAGCATGGAATGGGATTTCATCTGGATTTCATGGATAATCGGAAAACTGCACGGCGGACAACGCACCCCTCCGAAACTGGAGCCGGTACCGGTTGAGACCGCTTAGTCTGCCAGCGATCGGACCACAAAGGGTGGCCTGATCATGGCAGACGCAGATACCGACCGCAGCCAGCCGCCGATCCGTCGCCAAGCACTTGACGCGAGGCGATTTCGGGCAGATAATTTCGGTCTTTTTTAAATCCAGCCCAACCGATTTCGGAGTTCTACCTTGGCCAACATCAAGTCCGCGAAGAAGCGCGCGCGCCAGTCCGAGCAGCGCCGCCTGCGCAACGTGAGCGCCCGTTCCATGGTGCGCACCGCACTCAAGAAGGTCATCAAGGCCATCGAAGCCAAAGACAAGGCAGCCGCCACGGCCGCTTTTGCCGATGCGCAGCCGGTCATGGATCGTTACGCCGCTCGCGGTCTGATCCACAAGAACAAGGCTGCCCGTCACAAGAGCCGTCTGAACGCCAAGATCCGCGAACTGGCCTGAGGCCGGTTTTCGTGCCGGACGGTTTCCGATAGCCTCGGATACCGGCTCGGCGCGATGCGTTCAG is part of the Frateuria aurantia DSM 6220 genome and encodes:
- the murJ gene encoding murein biosynthesis integral membrane protein MurJ, whose translation is MKSHSMLRGLLSFSSMTMISRVLGLVRDQSISYAFGASAATDAFWVAFRIPNFMRRLFAEGSFSTAFVPVFTEVKERGSEADLKALMGRVQGALGGVLLIVVALGVIFAPQVVGLFTPGALEHPERFGLTVELLRLTFPFLLFVSLTALAGGALNSYQRFAMPALVPVILNLCMIAAALWLAPRLHTPILAMGWAILVAGVLQLLFLMPGLARLGLLVRPRWGWGHAQVRKIMKLMVPTLFGSSVAQVNLLLDTVIASFLMTGSQSFLSQADRFLELPLGVFGVALGTVILPALSRHHVSTDHEGFSRALDWGLRTATLIAVPAMFGLLLLARPLVTTLFQYGHFHAFQSQMTTLSISALSFGLPAFALVKVLLPAFYARQDTRTPVRAGVASMVANMGLNLLFLAVLFVCWAPSALLHQSWRLGLTQVPGLHLALGLASAVASYLNLGLLWRSLKKSGVYALQPGWRRHLLRLATASATMVLVLLLGRWLWSGWDGASWLVRGLHLLALVGAGAATYGATLLAMGFRLRELKGQ
- the rpsT gene encoding 30S ribosomal protein S20, which codes for MANIKSAKKRARQSEQRRLRNVSARSMVRTALKKVIKAIEAKDKAAATAAFADAQPVMDRYAARGLIHKNKAARHKSRLNAKIRELA